The proteins below are encoded in one region of Homo sapiens chromosome 2, GRCh38.p14 Primary Assembly:
- the CCDC195 gene encoding coiled-coil domain-containing protein 195, giving the protein MEADIQLMRLIQEMRAEIHKLEKENQALRMKLTASSQRASGSGRESGDEREEEAPGQSPATLQGAVSTDAAPAVQEHQGNVMIVRRYSISSSVCSSAVNDPWKSGKSHPKSGILEGQRTLKSLACSPIKKQDMEEKVFATDSLTSNRTSQRASPEHVCGCRDKTKAVSFLLPMDMSSYSKNSSSLKHSPNQATNQLSIIAE; this is encoded by the exons ATGGAAGCTGATATCCAGCTCATGAGACTTATCCAGGAAATGCGGGCAGAGATCCACAAACTGGAGAAAGAGAATCAAGCCCTCCGGATGAAACTCACTGCAAGTAGTCAGAGAGCCTCAGGCTCAGGGAGAGAATCAGGAGACGAAAGGGAGGAGGAAGCGCCAGGACAATCTCCAGCAACCCTTCAGGGTGCCGTTTCCACTGATGCAGCACCAGCAGTGCAGGAACACCAAG GCAATGTCATGATTGTTAGACGCTATTCCATTTCATCATCAGTTTGCTCATCTGCTGTAAATGATCCCTGGAAATCTGGGAAAAGTCACCCAAAGAGCGGAATTCTAGAAGGTCAGAGAACACTGAAGTCATTGGCATGTTCTCCAATTAAGAAGCAAGACATGGAAGAAAAGGTGTTTGCCACAGATTCTCTCACCAGCAATAGGACCAGCCAAAGAGCTTCTCCTGAGCATGTTTGTGGTTGCAG GGACAAGACAAAGGCAGTCAGTTTCCTGTTACCCATGGACATGTCTTCATATTCCAAAAATTCAAGTTCTTTGAAACACTCACCAAATCAGGCCACAAACCAGCTAAGTATCATTGCAGAATAG